Genomic segment of Panicum virgatum strain AP13 chromosome 9N, P.virgatum_v5, whole genome shotgun sequence:
TGCATCCACTTTTGTAATGTTTAGACTTGTGCCACAAATTCCTGAACCTGTTCATTTTATGCATCTGTCTTGCCTCTTTATGAGTTGCCTTCGGCTGTTCTATGCTCATTGATTACATCTGGATGCTAATTTCGCATCCTTAACTCAGTAGCCTTTTGCAACTATTGTACTTCCGCTTCCAACTCTTGACTACCTGTGATAATTCCATGAGCAGGCAGGGAATTGCGTTGTTTGCCATTTTATGTACTAGCAATAATGTTGTGATTGCCCTAATATCGTTGTTTGTATTTTCGTTTTCAAGTTTCACATGATCAATCGTCAGCCATCCTTTTGAGCTTCAGAGCTCAAGCACAGCAAATATATAAAATAGGTAGGGAGCTCCCCTGCTGTtctggtaaaaaaaaaaaacacctgtCAATCATCCTGTGAAACTGGGGAATGGccatcttttcccatttccCTTGTTGGTTATCTTGACACTTATTTTTAATCAACAATCATGTCAACCGTGAGTTATAATCTTTTTGTTTAGAATAACACAGAGTCATGTCATGATTTAATTTAAATCAAGCGTCTTTAACGTGAAGAATAGAAAACTACATCCATTTCAACTCTTTTGTGGTTAGCTGCAGAATAAAACTTGAGTGTATAGATGCAATATTCTGGTTTGCAGTCCTCTGGCTTATACTATTCTTGGGCTAGACTTCAAACTTACAATCAGAGTGCTTGCTGCAGAGCTATCGGCGTTTCTCAACTGGGGGTAGGGTGCCAGCAGATGAAGCTGAGAATGGTCTGCGTATGTGGTGGCATCGGTGAGTGCACAAGAATGTGATGCAACACTGTTGGTTGTTTCATTTTGCAGAATCACAATTTCTATTTTAGTTTCTCTGCTTAGACagtcaatatttttttttgttgatcaGATTTCAACTCCCACCTATTCTGATTTGAGTAATAGTCATATTCTTATTATTTGAACTCAGTAGTCCATTTAGGCAATTTTAATAATACCTTTAAACTTGCATATAAAAAGGATATCCAAAAAAGGCGAACAAACAACCTTaacatatcttttttttttctcgaacaagCGACAACCTTAACATATCACCAAGTGTCTAAAAATTGCAACTTGATGTGGTAGATTTTCTACCCCTTTACCATGATTTCTCATTGATTAATTTCATCAAGTCCTAACTTGATTTTGTACTGATTTAAGGGCACTGAATCATGCCACTGTTATTTGAGCTGTAAACTTTGCTGACCCTAGTCTATAAATAGGAGTCACCACCATTAGGGATACTCTGTGAAACAAAATCGTGATTCATTATCATGTTATTTTATCACACTACCTTTTTTTTAGTTACTTGGTGTGTATTATCCATGTGCCACAAACCTAACAATTGCAGCCCTTTCCCCCCTCCTTTGATAGGTGCATGTACCGGATTAAAAATGCTGATCTAGAACAGAGGAGCAAGTTCTTGGTTTGGtattcaacttttgttttagtgtCAACGACCTGCTATATGATGAAGACAAGGAAGGCCCTCCGTCGCATAAAGATATAGTGAAGAACCAAGACTGCATCAAGCTGTCGGCTTGATTGCACTTTCGTAGTTGGTGCTATTTATCCTAGTATCCTAGTAATCCCTTCGTTGACTAATATGTTAATTTTACTGGCAAACATCTGTAGCATATGACCAGAGTTGATCGATGTATTCTCGTGCAATGTTTATGGTCGGATGACTTGTAAGCTGTCGGCTTGATTGACCTTTCGTAGTTGGTGCTATTTATCCTAGTATCCTAGCAATCCCTTTGTTGACTAATATGTTAATTTTACTGGCAAACATCTGAAGCATATGGCCAGAGTTGATCGACGTATTCTCGTGCAATGTTTATGGTCGGATGACGGTTGTAGCACCCATAGCTGTACCTTGCGTGCTTGTAGAAGATGAAACCTGTTCCGATAATGTAATAGAAGTTTTTATCACTCATATGTTGTCTTTTATGCTTTAGCCAGCATTACGTTACGTCATGCTGATTCGTTTTTGCCATCCTTCGGAGGACAGTTTATTGACGAGGAGAATCGAATCTTAGGACTTATATTTAGATATTTTCTTAAGAGGAAGGTAGGACTTTATAGAAGGGAAAAATCGATCGTCAGACACTTAAATTTGTGGATTGACTGTTTAAGAATTATAAGATATCGTGTCTGACAATAGGGGTAACAATTGGTTGCATGCTGGTGCCTCTCGAGGAGTCGAGGGGAGAGCTGCCGGCTCCATAGGCCATAGCCTGTGCTATCTCTGCTAATGCTAACACTCACGGCTGGACTTCCAATCCACGAGAAGAGCCTTTCCATCTTGCCACTTGTGGCGACAGGCGTTGGTTCCGATAGACTTCTCCCTTTCAattgtttctatttttttcaaaaatttacaaATCATAGTTGTCTTTAGATGGCACCCGCggatgcgggtgcgggtttggcGAAAACCCGCCTGTAGGCAAACCCGCAGGATTGGGAGAAACCTGCCCGCATGTAGACCCGCGGGTGTATTTTTTCACCCGCACCCATAGGTTTCGGGTGGGTTTCGTGTGCCCGCAGGTGTggcaaaaaatataataaaaatacaaaaaatcaTTAATTTAATCAATCAAACAATATATTTCTATAAGTAATAAGGATAAACTAACAACAAATTCATAAATTCATAGTAATAAGGACAAACTAAACCAATCCATAAGTTCCTATACTCATTTTATAGTTAGAATAGTTAAGTTGGGCTTTACCTAAGCAGGCTGGTCAAGATTTCTTTGTTTTTGGATGGGTGCGGGTACACCCACAGGTGGAATCTCAAACCCGCACTGGGTCCACCCATGGGTGAAATATCGGACCCGCACCCATCGGGTCTAaaatccgcggatacccgcatcCGCAGGTGGAATTGCCATCCCTAGTTGTCTTTTCTCATAGAACAAAGCtctgaggccgtgtttagttccaaaaaaaatttctacagtatccatcacattgaatcttcgaacacatgcattaaatgcagttaaaaaaataaataattatatagttcaactgtaaatgacgagacaaatcttttaagcctaattagtccatgattggacattaattgtcaaataataacgaaagtactacagtaaccaaatccaaaaaatttcacgaactaaacaggcCCTAAATATATGAGCTTGTATTTTTGCATCTGCAGCCCTTCACGGCAGAGGCGCGGCGGCATTTTGGCTACTCCCgtgagaaaagagaaaagagagaaggaTAAGGGCAGGGGTATTTTGGTTACTTCAGTTGCccaggaaaaggaaaaaaataagtaaaaaaagagaaaatgagAAGAAACACTTGAAATAGAACAATTCGTAGCCATAGTGTCAAATTCCGAAAGGCGTACGAATTGAGCCCCAAATCCAGTGAAGCGTGCGAATTGAGACCCAAATACTGAAATCTCTCCTATTCAGGTGCTCACAACCTCCAAGGCAACCAGAGGCCACTTTGAGCTACATGCGCAGGCAACGGCTCACTTTACCTGGAGACTGCTTCCTCCATCTTACCAGTCGCTCcgttgtctttttttttatgaaacgaAAGTCTCTCTGTTTTTTTCGATAGTTTTTACCATATTTAATAACTCCTTTATATTTACGTGTAAAAAGCATTTTGTCCAAAATAAAGTAGACACCACCTTTGAAAAAGTGTACTCACCAAGTGACAAATGCAATTTGATACGGTGCTGATTTGAAGGGCTGTAGGTTATGCTTTTGCAAATCGTGATGTGAAAGTCTGAGAGTTGTAATCACCACTAGGAGGTACCCTCTGGAACTAATCACATTTCATTATCAGAGTGGTGTTTAGTATTTTATAATCCTATATGCACTGTTTTGTTTTCCTGAAAACTGAGCAACCTAACCCCGCTTTCCCCCTCTTCTGATAGGTGCAGAAACCATGTACAAAAATCTCGATATAGAAGATAGGGTCGGATGTTGTGTTGTGCATTTAGTGGTTGTTTTAGGGGGGATGTGCTATAGGATGATTGGATGAAGATGAACCCAATGTAGGGCCTGCACCGCGGGAGACAACCCTGGCATCTTCATGGTTGCTCGATAGGATCCTACTATCTTAGTTTATTGGCAAACATCTAGAATTTTAGATACTCATGGTGGCTCTGATGCTGAAACTACATACGCTCAAGCCACCTCTGTCGATGCCGTGAAACCCAAAATGCGCACAACAGAAGCATGGATGTTGAGTAGTAGTGGGACTAACTCGTCAGACCAATATATCACCCACGCCGGTGTTGCTAGCCTCGACACGCACCCACATGCCTTGATGCCTGGATTCAAGCATCGGTGTTGCAGTGGTTACCTCGATGCCAGAACCCTCTCTCCTGGTTCAAGCATCGATGGAAGCCACTGCTGTGGCTAGTCTTATATCAGAAGTCACATTATGGCCTGTTGCTGTTGAGCTATGGCATTCTCATACAGTGTGTCAATGTCCATGGTCAGTTGTAGCACCCATAAATGTACTTCGGATTCTTGTCGAAGGTGAAACATTTCTAATATTGCGATGGATGTAGTTAAGTTGATAAGTTTATGACTTTGAGCCAACGAAGGTCTATCGTGCGAATTTGAGCGAAAGGCCGGGCGGCCAGTTGGCTAGCCCGGTCCGGTAGCATTGCAGCCCAACAGATTCTGAGTTCGATTTTCATCATAAGCGAATTTCTGGCTGTTGGGTAAAAAAActccctcgctgtgctcgccgcgagGCTTGGCCCTCTCGAGCATGGGCCAAGATTCGGGGGTTTTCTCTACCCGGGTAAGCCGGTGTGGCTGTGCTCGCCGCGAGGCTTGGCCCTCTCGAGCATGGGCCAAGATTCGGGGGTTTTCTCTACCCGGGTAAGCCGGTgtggcttcctcttaatgaaaaaacggTGGCGTCATTTCCTCCCCCGGTAGAGTTTTTTTTATCGTGCGAATTTGAAATGCTTCGAGGGGCGGAGTCTCCCAGAGCTGTTCTAATGGAATCCCACAAGTCTTTCTTCTAGCAGCTCCATCCGGCCAGGACATAGGCGCGACAACCTGACACGATCTTCCAGTTAGAAACGTGCCTTACCCAGAATGCTGAAGCCCGAGTAAGGGGATCATAATCCTAGTCTACTCACAATCCAACATAatctttatatatttttagcttaaaattatATGTGATAACCCatcaaaacaaaaaacaaaaaatgtatAAAGTAAGAACACAACTCTTTTAGATCCGCTCCTTAAATTATCTAGATTAAATTTTGAGTCTCTTTACCACCCCTTTGCACGAATCAAAAAGCTCCAGAAGCTGTGCAAGGATGACTAGGAGGCTGGCGCTTCGTTTCTCTGCAAGTGATGAATTTTACGAGGCCAACTTAATTAGATCGAAAAGGATACCTTTGCATAGTCTCACACTATCTATCTACTGCCTGTTTCGGACACGGTTATTTCTACAATTTTGTTAAAAAGAAGAGTTCAGTTCCCTCCAAAAGATCAAAGAGTTTTGCGCTCTCCAGTTTCCAGCACAGGAGACATGGCACTACGGCCGCTGCCAGGGTGCCGCTGCCAACGGAGTCCATTGCTTGGAAGCCAGAAAAGAGCTCACCAACCATACAGCTAAGCGGTCACACAAGACCTGTGTCATTCAGCAGGCAGCGAGCAATTAAGTTCGATCAGCGTGAAAGACGACGACGTATTCACTTCACTAGTTCAACAGAATCATATACAACTTGCAGGATTCGACATGCGTACAGAAGAAACCCAACACATTTCCAACTCGAATCAGTACAACCGGCTAATGACGACGAACGACCACTAACGCTGGAAAAATGCCATCCGTGAAACAGCAGTTGCCATCAGATCAGCAGCAAAGAGTCGGTTCCTAGTTCCAGTTTActctgcagcaggagcagcccgGTAGTATGCAGGCACGGTAGCAGGGAAGAACATTTGTCTCACACCTTCAGCTTTGATGATAGGGAGGATGATGCCACATGCACCCTGCATAGAATTTTCAGTTAGAAAAGGTAGTAACTAGTACGAGTAGCTCTCTATGTAAGACACATGCCTACATTAGAGTAAAATAGACCAAGAGATGACTCGTGCATACTGTATGTTTTGCTCTAGGGATGGACGTATTCTGCCTGCGCATAGTACTAAAATAAGATTTTTTGAATACCCGTCCATCCTAGCTAGATCTGCAACTTAATAAAGGGGTATGTGCAACATATCTCAAAATGCTGGCCAAATTACACAAGCATTTTACCAAATGACACACAAACAAAATGCTGGACAATTATACAAGGGTTTTCACGAAACTACCAAGTTTCAGATTGTTCTGGCTGAACAAAATGTCAAAAGACGAAATGACACAGCAGGTACTTTTCTCATTTCATTTCCTGGACGTTAATATTAAAGCTCCTATTCAATGATAAATTATGGCTGCCAGTCTGCCACAGGCTGCCACCGTGACATAACGAAGCACAGTGACAGAAATAGAAGATTTGAGAGACTTACAGAAATCAGCCTGGCTCCAATCCACATTCGTTTAGGTGAAGGAAGAGGGAGCATCAGTCGGCCAACACCATAGATAGCAACAGCAAAGAAGTGGGCAACTAAACTCAATGGCCGAGGATTAAGACCAGACAGTAGAGCAATAGGCCCATTTGAGAAGACACCTCCAAGGCTCAAGTAATCAAAGCAAGCTTGGCGCATCTCATTCCTAGCTTGATCAGGCGAGGCACTGAAGACCTTATACAGAGCACCAGCCAATGTGTTTATCGTTGAAGCAACCGGCTGAAAATATGACAGCTTGTTAAATAAACAAATCACATTGCAGGGAAGACAGATAACGAACGGTTATACAAAAACTGACCTTCCGCAATGTATAGAATGATTCAAGGTATTTGCACAGGGAAAATGCGTCATGCAGATTGCGAAGAGGCTGGAGAAGATTGCGTAGGACAACAATGTCAGATAACGCAACAGTCATTCCTCCACCAGTTAAAGGATGTCTCATATTAAAGGCATCCCCCATCAAAAGTGCGCCAGGGGTTGGATGTGGTGCAGCTGGCATGCTCCTATTTGGCATTGTTCTTATGCTTCCCTTATCAATGGCCGCTATAAAAGAGTCGTAGATTTCTGGAGGAATCTGACAAAATACAAGCATTGATTATGGCATCTAGTTGGAATGACTAGTCAATGAAGATTAAAACGAGAAAAATGAtgtttttttaggaaaaaaagggaaaaatgatgttttttaggaaaaaaagggaaaagtacCTGAGGTGCAACAACAGTTTTGAGATAATTTGCCATTTCACCACTTGCTATGGATGGCACCTTCTGAccagggacatcaaccaaacaaCGCACCTCAGTGCTGCTTATTGGGTAAAATAGGATGGGCGAAGGATTGGCCAAAATAACATGCCCATGGTTCGGGTGAGGAAGTTGGCAAGTCTCCAAGACCAGCCCAACAAAGCAAGATGGAACATCAACCTAAGAACATATTTCGATTAATATCCACGGGCCACAAAATTCAACAAATATAATGTGAAACACTACCTTTGGAGAGCAAAGGGCACGTCGTAGATTCGAAAAGCAGCCATCACATACAATCGTCAAGGGTGCGAATGCCTTTAGTTCTTCACCTGACTTGATTTTGTATTGTACCCCCTTAACGGTACCATTTTCTTCAAGAAGCGATGTAACAGTTCCTTGCTCTAATTGGACACTGAATAACAATAACAGTACATTAAATATTAGCACGTCACATGCAGTTATAAATAATACAACTTATGCAAAGATGAAGACATGAagaatggagaaaagaaaaaggggaaatAACATGAGAACTAGAACACACCAAATAAATAGCTCCAAAATCAAGAACTCTTAACAAATTAAAGATAAAAATACAGTGCTTTCAAACCGTCCAATTAATCTTGATTAGTCAATGATTAATCAACTAGTCAGTCATTGGCTCGTGAACCTCAACTTGATTAGTTTGTTAATTAGTTAGCAAAGTCAACTAGTCGGCATTAGTTAGCGAAGTCAACTAGTTTGCTGATCAACCTTTGATCAGTCGCAATTAGTAGTCAAGTCTGAGAGCCAAGTCAACTAGTCAGCCGGCCAACCTTTGATTAGTCGCAATTAGTTGGTCAAGTCTGAGATTCAGCCCGTAACTTGGGCTTGGTAAGAAGGGTCAATTCACACACTGCAGCCCTGTTTTTGGCTACACACGGCAGCTCATGTAGCCAAGCACGAATGGGGAGAGGGAAAATTTCTCCCGCTCGCTGCCTCATGCGCTGCACCGTCACCACTGCTCTACTCTGTTCTTTGGTTATTTTTACATGTTGGGTTCAAAACAAGTAAATGATCACCTCCTGATCTATTTGTGCCTTCTAATAGTCTTTATTCCATGCTTTGCTAGATGTCAATACTCTCAATATATGGGTTAATTAGATATAGAGTCATGTATAGCCGACTGACTAGTCAATAGACAGACTGAGAAGACTGAACCAATTTGGTGGACTAGCCAACCGACTAATTGAACCTAGTTGTTGACTAGTCATGATTCGTCACTTAGTCAGTGTGCAGGTGACTAGAATTGACTTTACAACTTGAAAACAGAAGTAATATACACACAGTTTTAAGAACGGACCGAACCGGTGGTGCCACAGGCAAAACCGGAACCAGGACCTTGGCCGATCATGTCCTGTTAAAGATTGGACATGTAAGAAACAGTAAAAACCAGTTGAACCAGGAAATACCAGGCATAAAAACTGCTGCAGAGCGGTAGAGGGAAGTGCAGTTTCTGTCAGGTACTTGGGTGCGGGGCGAAAGGAAAGATTGGGGTTGTGCGCTGCCCAAATTGAACAAAAAGTCCTCGTGTGGTTCGAACCTAAGACCTGGAGCTTTGCAGCTTACTCACACACCACTAGAGCAGCCATGCACTT
This window contains:
- the LOC120690565 gene encoding uncharacterized protein LOC120690565 — its product is MAAIRSVLAMVGRRSCGSSGSTAAASFGGTGMEIHQVFRHSAPRTPPLPSLRPAGHSLESYRRFSTGGRVPADEAENGLRMWWHRCMYRIKNADLEQRSKFLVWYSTFVLVSTTCYMMKTRKALRRIKI
- the LOC120689530 gene encoding squalene monooxygenase SE1-like, coding for MAAVAAGAGVGLQLIGAAAATLLAAVLVAAVLGRRRRPLARAPLVEGKPAPEDGCAVGDGKGAAGDGGTDVIIVGAGVAGSALAYTLGKDGRRVHVIERDLTEPDRIVGELLQPGGYLKLIELGLEDCVEEIDAQRVLGYALFKDGRNTKLAYPLEKFHSDVAGRSFHNGRFIQRMRQKAASLPNVQLEQGTVTSLLEENGTVKGVQYKIKSGEELKAFAPLTIVCDGCFSNLRRALCSPKVDVPSCFVGLVLETCQLPHPNHGHVILANPSPILFYPISSTEVRCLVDVPGQKVPSIASGEMANYLKTVVAPQIPPEIYDSFIAAIDKGSIRTMPNRSMPAAPHPTPGALLMGDAFNMRHPLTGGGMTVALSDIVVLRNLLQPLRNLHDAFSLCKYLESFYTLRKPVASTINTLAGALYKVFSASPDQARNEMRQACFDYLSLGGVFSNGPIALLSGLNPRPLSLVAHFFAVAIYGVGRLMLPLPSPKRMWIGARLISGACGIILPIIKAEGVRQMFFPATVPAYYRAAPAAE